A single Watersipora subatra chromosome 7, tzWatSuba1.1, whole genome shotgun sequence DNA region contains:
- the LOC137399421 gene encoding cysteine dioxygenase type 1-like → MSGGLCKVRPAADFDELVERLHEVFESDEVDIDYVKELMTSYKSNPDEWIRYAQFDKYRYTRNLVDEGNEKFNLIVLCWNEGQGSSIHDHANAHCFMKVLEGELQEVLFDWPSDEGCELVEKGTTKLAKDECAYICDDIGIHRVENTSFTDKAVSLHLYCPPFDECASFDQRTGHKNMCRVTFYSKQGQRTPFKPMGTEGGEKGDDINCCYRENN, encoded by the exons ATGTCAGGAGGTTTATGCAAGGTCAGGCCGGCAGCGGACTTTGACGAGTTAGTTGAGAGACTGCATGAGGTCTTCGAGTCAGATGAGGTAGATATTGATTATGTGAAAGAGTTGATGACCAGCTACAAGAGTAACCCTGACGAGTGGATTCGATACGCACAGTTTGATAAGTACAG ATACACAAGAAACTTGGTTGATGAAGGAAACGAAAAGTTCAACTTGATAGTTCTGTGTTGGAATGAGGGACAGGGTTCATCTATCCACGACCATGCGAATGCCCACTGTTTCATGAAG GTTCTAGAAGGAGAACTACAAGAGGTGTTGTTTGATTGGCCAAGTGATGAAGGTTGTGAACTGGTGGAGAAAGGCACAACAAAGCTTGCAAAAGACGAGTGTGCCTATATTTGTG ACGATATTGGTATACATAGAGTGGAAAATACAAGTTTCACTGACAAAGCTGTTAGCTTACATCTCTACTGTCCCCCTTTTGATGAGTGTGCTAGTTTTGATCAGAGGACGGGACACAAGAACATGTGTCGAGTGACCTTTTATTCAAAGCAAGGACAGAGAACTCCTTTCAAG